The following nucleotide sequence is from Drosophila takahashii strain IR98-3 E-12201 chromosome 3L, DtakHiC1v2, whole genome shotgun sequence.
ttaaatattataagttataatttatttataatttataacatttctgaaacttttaaactagaaaaattaataataatgttattcaaataaaactaattggtCCAGCCTCTTATCATCTGAAGGGGCAGACAATCGGCTGCATTTAGAAATCCCAGACAGAAGTTCACTGGGATGCCCTCCGCTCACAGACACCAACAAAGATTCTCCGCCTCCGCTCTTGGGAACCGTAAAAGTTCTGGGCAACATCTGTTTCCCGAAAAGGAAAtcgaaaagcaacaaaaaccaggCACCGccaagataaaaaataaacaaaagaaaaccaaactAGTTCCTCCACGAGCTTTAGATGCTAACCGGTTTCGGCTTTTGTACacccgttttgtttttttcctacataatacaaaattattaaatgtttgCATCTGTTACATGTGCCAAAAATCGTTTGATTATACAAGCCAGTTTttgtcttaattttttttccaatttgccGAAACATCTTGAATATTGATAGAAGCAATTAGCGCCATCGGACAAAGGGGAGGCCCCCCGTGGCGATTGAAAAGTGAGAGTTGGTCGGCCGATCGATCGAAAAGGCTGAGATACATCCAACAGTTGATCGTGAAGCGGCCTAGCTAGCGGACGTGTCCAGCTGCGATTCCCAAAAGAGAATTAATCGAAGAATCCGAAATGAATCTGTCAGTTCCGGTGGTGCTAATTGTAGCCCTCATCTTTTTGGGGGCGGTTTCGGGGTTCCCCCAACTGAGACAGCGAAACGAGAAGCAGGTCCAGACCGGGGAGGATGATTTGCGTAAGTGGCTGTCTGTAATTgcgtttaaataattaattttatcggGTTAAATAAAAACCTATTGTTCTTcactttaaatcaaaattatgaATACTTTGTGGAAGAAAtcgaaatgcaaaaatataagtaaaatTATATGTATCCTATAAAAGAAtggcaaattattttttttaaataaatatgaattattaaatttttaagcgaaatattAGATGAAGATTATGTACActagtcggcataattattttaacaaattttaaagttaaatcttctcatattttgaactcataatagaaacattttggcacctacaGAAAAAGCACTTCAAGCCGTTAAAATGACACaacaatgttcttaacccattaagcaccctttgaaaagttagaaaattataaaatttattgtgagggtcaaattttcaacttttttcctggggcttaaaacaaaaatgtttttatgcaaagtttttccccaatcaaaattaataataactgcaaaaaaaaaaattgcaaaatatttttccttgtagatttataattttttgaaaatagctaaaaatgacaattttagccgctttttccaccttttcatataaaattttactgagatcgattctttaaaaaaatcataaaaaaaattttttttaaaaatacaaggaaattttttttgaaatttttttttttgcagttattattaattttgattggggaaaaactagttaaaataataaaataggtatttaaatattgaatctttatcattttacAGCATCTAAGGGCGCTCTAATCGAGGAAGTTGTGGTGGAATCCGCCTTGTACATCAAGCCGAAGTCTAATCCACAGGTGCGTCGCGTCCGTTCGATTCTGGATCTCAGTTCCGGAATCACCCACAAGCGTGTGAAGCGTCAGTTTGGAAATCAGTATGCTGGAAACCCTGGATTCGGCGGTGGATTCGGTGGAAATCCCGGTTTTGGAGGTGGCTTCGGAGGTAATCAAGGATTCGGCGGTAATCAAGGATTCGGTGGCAATCAAGGTTTCGGCGGCAATCAGGGATTCAATGGCAATCAAGGATTCGGCGGAAATCAGGGACAGGGATCAAATGTCCAGGCTGGAACATCGGCGGGATCTGGAGGAACCAAAGCGGGCGTTGATGTCGGAGCCGGACCAAATGGCGGCAATGCCAATGCCAATGTTCAGTTGAATCCGCTGGGACCCCTCGGACCCAATGGCTATAACCAGGAGCAGGCCGCATCCAACGGAGCTGCCAACAGCAACTACAACAATGGACTTAACTCCGGTTCCTCGGCGGCTAGTGGACAGGCTCAAGGCTTCCAGTCGCAGAGCGCCAATGGATCTTTCGGTGCCTCCTCGGCCAGCACGGCTACTCAGTCCCAGAACTCCAGTCCCTTTGGTTTTAACAATGCAGCTGGAGCGTCGCTGAGTCAGGTGTACCATCTTCCAAATGGACAGACCATCAACTTCAGCTCCGCAAACAATTTCGCCAATGGAGGAGCCAACCACGGCAGTAGCCACGGTTCAGCAGTTTCCGTGAGCCGTTAAGAGGAAGTTGCTTCATACACGGAAAATACCTCGAAGTTAATATATTGGTCAGCAATCCTATGTGCAAATGTCTAAAATatgctaataaatatttatgattcaaTCGAAAGTTTGTTGAGACAGCAAAATGATtcttttttagtaaaaaaaaaacaaatcggtCGAtagtaattattaatattgagtttttggtaatttgtcaatatatttttttataattcctttttcgaggcgttgtaaaaataataatagaaattTTCCAGTGCTGTTTGTACAATTTGTTTTCCTCGCCGAAAGTCTaagaatcaatttaaaattattgccacaatttttggaattaaattgtaaaatggtTGATCTTTATTTGCGCGACTACGCCCAACCTTAAAATAACTAATCTGACTCGCTCTCGCTTTCCGACTGGAAATCGCCCACTTCAATGGAAAACTTGTACTCCTGATCGCAACCCAAGTAGGAATCGCTCATGTAGTACAGCGTGTAGTCGTGTTTGCCCGGACTGGGGGCCACAAAGTCCAGCTTGACCTTGGCCTTCTGCTGCAGCGTCAGCCGTTTGATGGAAAGCAGGGAATTGGTCTTGGGATCACCGATGACAACCCACCATCCCTCTTCGCGTTTCTGCGGGAAGAAGGGTGCAATGACTGGGCCGGTGACCTCGTCCTCTCGCTCAAGTTGAACCACAACATTAACGGTTGAACCAGAGTTAATGCGATCTTTGTCCACCACCTCGTAGTTCAGCTCAATGTTGGGATAGCGGTTGCAGAAACGAGCCACATCGGCCATTTGTAAGTCAGAGAgctgcagcaggcgcgtaCGGTCCTCATCTTCCAGTTCCATGATGTCAAAAACTGTCTCGATTTTCTAAGAACATAAGAAAAACACCATTAGAAAAGTTATTAAATGGAGATTGAGATAGATTTTAACCTTTTCTGTGCACCGCTTGACAATCTCGGGACTAAAGTGTGGCAGCTGCTTCAAATACGAGTCCTTGCTCCACATGGCCTGCGTGACCATCTGGGCCAGCTCCATGGCAGCCACAGCCGGCGAGAGCCAGCCATTCGAGCTTAGCACATCCACACAGGCCTGAATGAGGCGGATGGCCTTGCTCAGTATCTGTTCGGTGTCGCCCTGCAGTTCGGGGCCCAACTGCAGTCGCGAAAGATGAGCCTGGAGCAGCAAATTGGTCTTGATGTGCGGATCATTGAACCTAAAATAAGTCGAGTTATGGTTTGTTATATTTAGTGCATGGCTTGGCTTACTTGGGAGCCGTTTCATTGGGTCCTGTCAGCTTGTTGGGCAATCGCTGGGAAAGAGTGCGCAGAACCTGCTCCTCATGATGCCGAACCACCACATCCTCGTACTCGGCGGCCGATGAAATGATCTCCAGCAGGCCACGCACTTTCGTCTTGCTGTTGAGCGACAAACTGAAGAGTTCTGGGGGGAAaaagttaaagaaaaattaagaaatgacTTATACTTATACCCAAAATATCCTACTTACCGATTGTTGTGTAGTTAATGTAGTAGTATGCCGCAATCATGCCCAGATTGAGTGGAAGCGTGTCCATGTCGTCCTCCACGCTGATACACTTTGACTGCTCCAGATCGCTCAGCGTGTTCTCCACCAGCTCCGAAAGATGATCGGAGAGATGGCGATGCGTGACTCCCTGCAGATTGTAGTAATTGGGATTTTGGGTCAATCGCCTGTAGAGGAACGTCCAGGTGAGATAGTCCACGGCATCCTGCTTGTTCTCGATCGTCTTGGTCACTACTTCGGCGTTAAAGTGATCGTGCATTCGATGATCCAAGTGACTTTCGATGGGCAGCGGCTCGTTGATGAACTTCTTGAAGAAGTCCTTCTTGCTGCTCTGGCACATCAACACACACTTGGCATCCGCATCCTCATTCGGACGATTGGCACGTCCAATCATCTGCAGCACCTCGGTAATGGGATAATCCTCATACGAATGATTCTTGCCATTGTAGAACTGCGTATCCATGATGATCACCAGGTGGGCGGAGATGCTCATGCCCCAGCAGAGATCCCGGGAGACGACGGCCACTTGCACGGCGCCGGAGTCAAAGAGCTGCTCCACCAGGCGATGATCGGAGGCGGACAAGCCCTCATGGAGATACGCCACTCCTTGGCCGAGAGTCTCCTTCAGTGTTTTATCCGTCATTCTCTCCAGGAACGGCTTGATATCCTCCTCTTCGGCATGGAAGAACCGATTGGGTTGCAAGTCCGAGGCGGCGTAGGTCAGTACATCAATAGCGGTCAGCCTGGCCTGCTTTCTGGACGACACAAAGACAATAACCGGCTTATGAGCGCTGTACTTGAGGATGGCATTGTAAACGGGCTTCGACATCGTGGCAATTCTGGTGGCGTTGTGCGTTACATTAAAGCCTTGAATATGCAGCTCCAGCGGAATGGGTCGCACACTTGGATGGAAGTTGAACGTGGCATTGGGATTGCAGCCCAGCCACTGGGCCACATCCCTGGCATCGGTCAGCGATGCGGACAGGGCCACTATTCGGATCTGCTTCTCAATCTGCGAGCTAATGTACCGCATCCTGGAGCACACAATCTCCAGCACAGGACCATCCTCGCCGCCCACCAGCTGCAGTTCGTCCACAATGAACAGGTTCACCAGCTGCACGTTCTTCCGCTGCTTCCATCGGCGCGACAAGACGTCCCATTTATCCGCCGTTGTGATGACCATCTGACCCTTGGCTATCAGCTTCAAATCGGTTCCCGTTTCTCCAGTCAATTTCACCACTTTAATGTCCAACGAACCGAACTTGCTGTGCCAATCGGCAAAGACAAGATCGGCTAGAGCTTCCTGCGAAACCAAATAGACACATCGGGCATCCGTCTGCGTGGTGAACAACCGCATTATGGCAAACTCGGCAATGGTCATCTTTCCGGATCCCGTTGGCGCCCCAACGAAGACGTTCTCGTCGCTGTTGTAGACCGCATTGAAGACCTGCGTCTGGATGGGATTGAACTGCGGGAAGCGTTGCGAGTAGAACGATTCAAATTTCGGCTGACGCAGTGCACTAATCGGAAGTGGCTGCAGATCCAGCAGCTCCGTGGGTGGCATATTCTTCTCGGGCAGAATCAAGTGGCGGAAGGAGACGGGCAATTGGGTCTCTGCGCCTATCCAGCGATCCGAAACGATTCGAAGGAAATATTGCGGCGGCAAGGGCTCAAAAACGGGCACAAAGAACTTCAGCTGGTGCTCGTCCTGGGAATACTTTTGCTTCAGTAGGAAGAACTCGTGATGGAGAATG
It contains:
- the LOC108066704 gene encoding N66 matrix protein, giving the protein MNLSVPVVLIVALIFLGAVSGFPQLRQRNEKQVQTGEDDLPSKGALIEEVVVESALYIKPKSNPQVRRVRSILDLSSGITHKRVKRQFGNQYAGNPGFGGGFGGNPGFGGGFGGNQGFGGNQGFGGNQGFGGNQGFNGNQGFGGNQGQGSNVQAGTSAGSGGTKAGVDVGAGPNGGNANANVQLNPLGPLGPNGYNQEQAASNGAANSNYNNGLNSGSSAASGQAQGFQSQSANGSFGASSASTATQSQNSSPFGFNNAAGASLSQVYHLPNGQTINFSSANNFANGGANHGSSHGSAVSVSR